A stretch of DNA from Molothrus ater isolate BHLD 08-10-18 breed brown headed cowbird chromosome Z, BPBGC_Mater_1.1, whole genome shotgun sequence:
aggcacCCTTCGGTGCTGCCTCTGTCCGGAGCAGCCACCCACGCCAGAGTGATCCGCGGAGGTGCTGCGGGCTGGGGGCGGACAGGGGACCGGGCCGGGGGTCAGGAGGTGTGGGGTGACAGGGTGTGTGGGGCTGTGAGCTGTGGGATGATGTGAGAGAAGGGAGGTGCAGGTGTGAGGGTGTGTGGGGTGACAGGAGGGCTGAGGGGTGGGCAAGAGCAGGGTggtgtggggtgtgtggggtcTGACAAGTCTGAGGGGTCTGAGGGGTTTGTGGGGTCTgaggggtttgtggggtttgtggggtgtGAGGGGTGTGTGAGATCTGACAGGTCTGAGGGGTGTGTGGGGTCTGACATGTCTGAGGGGTCTGAGGGGTTTGTGGGGTCTGAGGGGTTTGTGGGGTCTGACAGGTCTGAGGAGTCTGAGGGGTTTGTGGGGTCTGACAGGTCTGAGGGGTCTGAAGGGTTTGTGGGGTCTGACAGGTCTGAGGGGTCTGAGGGGTTTGTGGGGTCTGACAGGTCTGAGGGGTCTGAGGGGTTTGTGGGGTCTGACAGGTCTGAGGGGTCTGAGGGGTCTGACAGGTCTGAGGGGTCTGAGGGGTTTGTGGGGTCTGACAGGTCTGAGAGGTTTGTGGGGTCTGAGGGGTCTGAGGGGTTTGTGGGGTCTGACAGGTCTGAGGGGTCTGAGGGGTTTGTGGGGTGTGACAGGTCTGAGGGGTCTGAGGGGTTTGTGGGGTCTGACAGGTCTGAGAGGTTTGTGGGGTCTGACAGGTCTGAGGGGTCTGAGGGGTTTGTGGGGTCTGACAGGtctgagggggttttggggtctgaCAGGTCTGAGAGGTGTGTGGGCTGTGTGGGGGACGAGGAAGGTGAAGGGTGTgaggggtgtgtggggtgtgaAGGATATTTGGCATGGGAGAGGTTTCAAGGGGTCTGAGGGGTGTGTGGAGTGTGTGGGTTGTGTGGGGTGCGAGGAGAGTGAAGGGTgtgagggggtttggggtgtaTGAGGTCTgaggggtgtgtggggtgtgtggggtgagAGGGGTATCTGGGGTGTGAGGGGTATTTGGGGTGTGAGAGGTATCTGGGGTGTCCGGGGCGTTTGGGTGTGGGTGTGGGGGGTGTGAGAGGCAGTAGATGTGGGCAGCCGTGGGCTGCTGAGGGTGTGAGGGGGCACAGCCGGGTGAGGGTCCGGGGTCCGGCTCCGGGGCTGGGGAACAGCCGCGGGCTGCTGAGggtgtgaggggctgtgggtcCGGCTCCGGGGCTGGGGAACAGCCGCGGGCTGCTGAGGGTGTGAGGGGCCGTGGGTCCGGCTCCGGGGCTGGGGAACAGCCGCGGGCTGCTGAGggtgtgaggggctgtgggtccggctctggggctggggaacAGCCGCGGGCTGCTGAGGGTGTGAGGGGCCGTGGGTCCGGCTCCGGGGCTGGGGAACAGCCGCGGGCTGCTGAGggtgtgaggggctgtgggtcCGGCTCCGGGGCTGGGGAACAGCCGCGGGCTGCTGAGGGTGTGAGGGGCCGTGGGTCCGGCTCCGGGGCTGGGGAACAGCCGCGGGCTGCTGAGggtgtgaggggctgtgggtccggctctggggctggggaacAGCCGCGGGGCTCAGGGCGGGCCCGCGGGGGTGGGCCCGGGGGTGGGGGCTGCGCGGGGCAGCGGCTGTGGAGGGGCAGCGCAGCCCCGCCGAGGCCGAGGGCGGTGCCGGGGGCGGCGCTCGGTGTCCCGGCGCTGCTGAGTGTCCCGGTGTCGCTGGCGCCGCCGGGAGCGCCAGGAGCGGCGGCTCCGTCCCGTCCGCCCGCCCGCAGCGGAGCCGAGCGCGCATGGAACGGCGCTGCCGCCTCGCCGCCGACAGCGCGGTAAAGTATTTAAACTAATTCTCGCAGCCTTCATCTCCTTCTCGTGGTGTCTGCGtgttgctgctgtgtgtgcttgtCGCTGCCGAGAAGTTTGCGGTCCCTGCTCTTTCCCGGCTCCGCGCAGGGAGCCCTTTAGAGCCGTCAGGTTGCGAGTTGTGGTGGAAACtttggggtggtggtggtggagcagTTTTGGCAGCGTTggaatgggaatttttttaagtcaaaaGTAACTCGTACGTGGTAAATTTAAAGTAGCAAAACAAGTTTTTACTACCCTGACTGAATTTGCCAGGTTTAATATGTATATGAAGAATCATAAAAATACCGAAGTGCTCATGCTCTTTGAGTGTGAAAGCTTTTTTCCGAGATGAGAATCAATGACAATATCCCTGGAATGATTCTAGACTCTCTAAACACAACTGTGAGAGCTTGTTTAAcagtgagggtgctgaggctcGGAGGGCAGGAAATCTGGCTCTCACATTAAACAGGTGAGGAATAGTTTGCAAGGAGTCCTTCATTCCTATCACGCATTCATGACACTGActtcatttgttttttgttaTAACGTCGATGGGCTCTTTTCCCCTCAGTGCTGTGATTAGACTATTAGACTCAGAACCAGGTTTTCATACTATGAGGTGCCTGGTGCTATTTTGTCTCAGAGTACTTTCCAGGACAATATTGCTGTTTGAAAACAAAGCTAAGCCCTTTCTAAACAGCACAGTGCAGAAATATTATTTGCACAAGAATAAGAGGAATTTGTGGGTGATTTGACAGACCAGCCCATGATTCAGTGTCACAGACTGAGTTCCGTAAGTTCCTCATTCCTCAAACTGCTTTAAAGCTTGAAGCTGCTTTCAAAGTTTACCTCCGCAGGTGAGAAGCACCTGTGTCAGTCCCAATAGCTCAGAAACTCATGGAGTGCCTCTGACATGGCAGTTTATTAAATTTAGGAGTGCTGTATTGTCCCAATCTGTTCAGCACCGATCTGTGATGAATTTTCCAATAAATTACTATTTTAGGGAATCTGCTTTGCCGGTGGTCTTTCACTTCAAAAAAGCCAGCTGTGGGGGTTTTGGAGCAGGTTGTAGCCAGTCCAGGTGCGATATGATTAACAgatgaagctgtggctgtcatACAGCCCTCGGGAGTGTGTTCTGCATTGTGTTGTTCCAGTTGTGAACCTATAAAACTTTCTTTTGATGGTAGAGTATGTGATTCTGAAGAATTTTGTGTCTTTCTCTTCCCCATTTCATGAATCTTGTCTTCACTTTTCTCTGCACAGAAACATCTCAGGCTTTCTCCAGGCAGGCTCATACCTGCCAACCCCATTTACTCCTAACTTTCCAACTCCAGCTATTGTCTTATGTCAGCCTTCCCCGCCTCAGACCTGCTGAAGTCGGCAGAAACAGCGAATTTCAGCAACAGGAGGGGTTCGAGGAGATGCATCAGAAGCAGTCTCACCTTCAGCCCTGACCTGCTGCACCACTTCAGGTAGCATTATTCTCTGTCCATGCCTGTTTAATACTTAATGTTCTTTTGGCCATAAAAGGGATTTCTACAGATGGAAAGGCTTATGTGATAAAAGCTATATGCTGTCCCTTAAGTAAAGTTAAGTATCATAGGAGGTTTAGATAAAtaggaaagaaatgtaaaatcaCCAGCAACTTCCAGGTAGGTCAAAACTTCCAGGGGAGAACACAGCCAGAATTCCAACATGTGTGTTATCTACCAGGTATTTCTCTGCAGTTTCCTTCTGGAAATCTACGTGCACAAATTGAGTGGATACATTTATAAAAGACTTTACAATAATCATGAATACATTACTTGTCAAAAGTACACATGAAAATCATAATAATGATTTGCACTTCAATGAAAGCTGAAATAGACAGTACTGAGTCCTGTACTTTTATTATAATGGAGTGAATCCCTAAAGTAATTTTGATGCaattaccttttaaaaatgttttatcaaGATAGAGGGGTGAAAAAAACAAGCCACCAGTCAAAGTCAAATTTCCTCCCCAGATTTCCAGGGAGTAAATCtgactctcttttttttttgcttgttggACTTTTGAACAAAGTATATTGAGATCATCCTTCGATTTTCGTATTCACagtaaaacagaattaaattaCTGCTTTTCAGTAAATCACCATTACTAGTGGTTTCAGTGATGAATAAAAATGATTAATTGCCTTTACAGTTAAACcagtttaacatttttatttctctggaaagacattttaaataaatgaatgtaaTAATTTAATGCATATCTAATCTTGTATTGGAGTAATATTGCTCTGCCAGCTAttaaagactgattttttttttctctctgaaggtTTTCCCTACGCACAGGTAAGCAAGCACATACAAGACAAAGAAGTTTCAGTTGCATGTCTGCAGGTATACTTTCTTATATGACTGTGTATTGTTATTTACAAATGTATATTGTTATGAATGTTATGTACGCTTAATGTAATTTAAGCTCTTAATTTTTTGTGTGAAACCTCCTCATTCTCTTTGATGTTGtcaaatgtttcttttgttgtgGAGCTGATACTCTCTACTCAGGCAGAGGACTGTGTAAAGGACAGTCAAAAAGTAAGAAGGTGACAGTCATGCTTTAATCTTATATAAACATAATAATTATAttgaaggggttttttaaagttttcaacACATTTGTTGTAAGTCTAAGGGGTGGGaaaacctttcttcttttcttcccctcataGTTTTTTCACAAAATACGAGGGCGTGTCCAGGAGCAATTAGCGCAGTTAAACCCTCTGTTATTTTCTCCCCGTTTCCTTCTCCTTGTCCCGGGGACGCGTGTGCTTTCTGAGGCAGGCCAGTGAGGCTGTGAGGCCAGGGCAGGTGCcgagggcagagcagggccatgGAGGCGGGGGACATGCCGCCCGAGGGCTACTCGCTGATCAAGGCCGTGTACCAGCGGCGGCTGCGGCTGACGCGGCTGCTGATCGACGGCGGCGCCTACATCAACGAGAGCAACAGCCGCGGCGAGACCCCGCTCATGGTGGCCTGCATGACCCAGCACGCCGACCTGCAGAGCGCCAGCAAGGCCAGGATGGTCAAGTACCTGCTGGACAACAAGGCCGACCCCAACATCCAGGACAAGTCGGGCAAGACGGCCCTGATGCACGCCTGCCTGGAGAAGGCAGGCCCCGAGGTGGTGTCGCTGCTGCTGATGAGCGGCGCTGACCCCAGCCTGCCGGACCACTCCAACTGCTCCGCGCTGGTGTACGCCATCAACGCTGCCGACAGAGacaccctggagctgctgctgaaggccTGCAAGGCGCGAGGGAAAGAggtcatcatcatcaccaccgACAAGTCCGCCTCGGGCAGGCAGAAGACAAAGCAGTACCTGAACGTGCCTCCTCCAGACCTCGAGGAATGCGCTTCCCCAGCTGAGTGCATCTCCCCGTCAGAGATAGAACCAGACGAGGGTCCAGAAGACCCGTTCAGCTATAAAGAGCTGTATGGTGGGCAGCAGGGGGACAACTCCTCTGAAAGAGTGCCACTGATGACCAAATGCAGCTCCACACCAGCACGGTTCAAGCTGACACAGGTCCTGCAGTGTGATCCGTGGCTAAAGTGCTGTCCAGCAGTGTTCCAGCAGAGGAAACTTGCTTCTCCACAAGAACTCCAGAGTATCAGTCCCATGGAAGAGCTCTGCTGTAAAGTCGATGACCTTGACTTGTGCAAGAGTGTCACCTCCAGTTATGAAAGTAGAGACAGGAAGGACCCTGCTCAGGCACTGAGAACCTCTGATCAAACCATGTCAAGGAAAGCACTACGTGATGCAATCAACTATCAGCCTCCTTTTGTCGAAGAGAAACACAACCCCAGTGAGATTCCCATGGGCATGGATGCCAGTTTGGGACAAATCAGCTTACTTTCAGACCTCGGCAGTATTATCAAGAAAGGAAGTGGAGAATCAAATTACAACATCTCTGGTTCTCTGTTAACCAACAGTCTAATTCCTGCTGCTGATACCAAAGGTAGTAAGTCACCAAAAGGAAATAGAGAGATTCTTCCTACATACCAGACTTTGTTGCGAAGTCCAAGAAGAGGTCTGGAGATGTCTCCTGTTTCTCCAAGAGGCAGAAGTCAGGCTCCCCTAGAGGAAGAGGCCTCAGGAGCCTTAGTGCTGGATCAGACGAGGCCAGGTTTTCTGCCTCCCCTGAATGTGAGCCCCCGCCCCCCAGTTCCAGAGCTGACTGTCATAAACACAGTGTCTGGAATGGTTTCTTATGGACAAACTCACCTAGCACCCCCAGGATCTGCTTTCCCTAAGGGGCCCAAAGAGACGAATCTGATGCGGAGGAGGCCCTATGAGCAGATCACAGTCTAAACAGATTCAGCACTCACTGAATCTTTAACAGAAGAGCAAAGGGGATATTTACATGTAAATAAATTCACCGCAGTCCTTGATTGTAATAGTATGTATCACAAAATAGAGCAGGTCTGTCATGTAAAGTAATGTCTGCCTCAGGATTAGTGGTACAGCCCAGAAAGTAAATGAAAAGACGTCTAATGAGGCTGTCCTCTGCAATCTAAGCAGTatttgttttgctggttttgtaaAGTTTTCAACTTGCCTGTGACAGACAACCCACAGCAGTCCTTAAGTGTTGCAGTTCTCATTGTAGGTTGTAAATAGTACCCCTCCAGGCTTTCCCCAAGCGCACGCCCTTGCAGCACCCAGAGAGGTGGCGCACACGGAGTCTGGGACCCCGAAGCGTTTGACTGTGATGCCGGAGCCCAGACTGCCTGTGTCCAGCTTGTATATACGCGCACAGAAACCCCGAGGCAGCGGCgtgcggcggggcgggcggcagcAGGCGCACGCCGGCCGTGTCTCCTGGCCGCAGCAGCCCCGCAGAACGTCAcggctggtggcactggtgtggcagggctgtgctgcccgCCGAGCCCCGGCAGCGTGCCCCCGAGCCCGCCGGGCCCCGGGCGCCGGCGgtggcagccccggggctccgCAGCGCTGCCGGCAGCCAGCAGGGCGAGTGACCCACCTGCCCGGGGTGTGCCACACGCCAGCCCCGCTCAGGCCGTCCCGGGCACCGCGGGCTGCTGCAGCCGCAGCCTCTGGAATCCGCTCCAGAGCGATTTCTTTCATTCAGGAAACCGAGGAAAAGCGCTTTTATTTGGGGGAAGCGAGGGTGCGGGGGGCAGAGCCTGCGCCTGGAACAGGCTCTGTAGCCTCCTGCAGTTCTGGAGCCCCCAAAAGGAGACCTGGCCGGCGGGCCGGGTCCATGTGCCCCCGTGACAGCGCTCCTCACCGGGAACGGACACCGGGACACACCCGGAGCGTCTGCACGAGCAAGggcactgcacacacacacagacacacacacacactggggaGCAGCGAGGAGCTCTGCCCTCCCGCTCAGACAGACCCAAAACAGATAACCcaacagctccagggaaggtgaggccctggcacagcttccccagagaagctgtggctgccccatccctgggatgtgccagtggcttggagccacctggtctactggaaggtgtccctgccgtggcaggggccttggaatgagatgggcttttatttcagatggtttccaacccaaatcactCTGTGATCCTGTGAGTCTAATTATGAAACTCACCTGGGAGATGGAAACCCACATTCTGCTAATTTGAAACAGAGGCCTGAATTCGCCACCAGTGGAAAGCAGtcctctgcagcctctgagctACTGTGTATTTTTGGGTATCTCTAtctaaaaatctttctttcctttagtGTCTTGTGATTCTGAGTATCTCCCTTGTCTTTGTGTGCATCCCATAGATGTTGGAATTCTGGTATTGCATTTAGATCTCATCCTCTAAATTTTGAGAAAAAGTGAATGTGTTCTGTTGTGTTGTAATTTACAGACATTAGTTGTATTGAAATTGTGTCTGTGTAATGTGAATTTCAGTATACTGAAATtaggtatttatttattgaaaatgcTCAGTGGGTATGTTGCAGCTTCAGTCAAAGTTCACGAAATCTGGCATTGcctaaaaaaaccctgtaatgTTATTTAGCTTTGCACTTAGTAGGAGACAATGTAACGGGGATCTTAACCATAAAACAGTGGTACGGGGATCTTAAACAGAAGCCGATTTAAAGACGATCGGGgacatgaaataatttgaagGGGATCACCaacattcaaatatttaatgGGGATCATCACCATAAAACAATTTAATGGGGATTCTAAACATTAAACCATGGGGATTGCCAACATATACTCTCTGTAAATAACTTTTGGGAGTATTTGTTTCCATTCAGGTTCTGCCCTTTCCTTCAGGCCCTCTGTACGTCAGGTACAAAAAAGGATTATGTGGacatatttttaagaaacagaaattatgtGGAACAACATATGTCAGTATTAACTGAGTACAAATTAGTCCCTACACAGATTAAACTTTCCTAATGTTTTTATGATAATACAAAGGGAAATGGCAAGTTCTCAACCGTTCATCTCATAGTGAAGTTAAATATTTGAAGGGGAAAAtagatctttaaaaaataaaaattctttcttaGAAGAAATTGACTATCACCAGGTGTTCTAACTGGTATCTTTGCTGAGGGTATAAACCCCAATTTAtgctgttttgattttaaaattaattatgtaTCTGGGACCATGGCTCCTTAAATGAAACcataatttttctattaaatgCTCAGACAGTGGAGGGAAGTGGCAAGTGTCTTGAAAAGGGAAGTTTTTTGCTAGTGTTACCAGTATTGTGTGATTGTGATGTAAAGTGGTGTGAAGTGTTAGTATTATTGTTTGTGTTACTGTTACAAGTGaccttcaaaggaaaaaagctttgttCTCTTGCTGTTGTTATgctgaataaataaaagttatttttccccctcagagGGAACATGGAAATAAGCACATGCTTTTATTCACTACTCAGGGAATGATGAGTCATTGCAAAAGGTACTCACTCACAAGTGTTTCTCAGGCTGCCTCTGTACAAGAAAATGGGAACAGTTACTTCGATTTAATCCAATACAGCTAAATTTGTCCAGGGTATGGTGCGAGAGAGGCTCTCTCCACCTGCCGGAAGCTTCCTGCGGCTCCACTTGTGGAGCAGAGATGCACTTGTGTTATCTTTGAAGCCTGACTCCATGACATTTCCCAGCCACGGCGATGTTCTTTTCAGCAGAGCACGGTCAGCCTGACCCGAGTGCCTGGTGTTAAATCCCGGGTGAAAAACAAGCCTGTTCGGTGTCCTTGGCTGCGCCGCGGCTGGGGGGGAGCCAGGGCAGGCGGGATCGCACAGCCACCTGCCGGCTGGGGAAAGGTGCGAAACAATCCGGGTTTCTCCCTTCATGTTCCCTGCAGAAGGCTGACGGACCGTGCAATGAAAGCCACTTCAAAACAAATGCTGGAGGCTTCACAAAAAGCAGTGATTATGTAACAACTCCCGTTATTTTGGTTTAAGGGATTTAAGAGCAGCAAGTCACTACACAAAAATGCCATGAACTAGCAGTTTTCAAGGTTGTATTTAAGGTGCAATGTTCAAAGTATAGGCTTCAAAATATCTTTCCCTGCACATTTAATTTGGTTTCGCTTTTAAGGAGTAATTGCTTTGTTGTGATCTTTGTCTTTTACAACTGCACAGCACTTCTAAAAGAATATTGCCATAATTTGATGCAGCTATACAAGAAAAACAGTAAACTAAGTAGGCActaaatttcctttcttctcctcgTCAATCCCATGTAAGACTTTTATCTCTCTGCATGCCATA
This window harbors:
- the ANKRD34B gene encoding ankyrin repeat domain-containing protein 34B yields the protein MEAGDMPPEGYSLIKAVYQRRLRLTRLLIDGGAYINESNSRGETPLMVACMTQHADLQSASKARMVKYLLDNKADPNIQDKSGKTALMHACLEKAGPEVVSLLLMSGADPSLPDHSNCSALVYAINAADRDTLELLLKACKARGKEVIIITTDKSASGRQKTKQYLNVPPPDLEECASPAECISPSEIEPDEGPEDPFSYKELYGGQQGDNSSERVPLMTKCSSTPARFKLTQVLQCDPWLKCCPAVFQQRKLASPQELQSISPMEELCCKVDDLDLCKSVTSSYESRDRKDPAQALRTSDQTMSRKALRDAINYQPPFVEEKHNPSEIPMGMDASLGQISLLSDLGSIIKKGSGESNYNISGSLLTNSLIPAADTKGSKSPKGNREILPTYQTLLRSPRRGLEMSPVSPRGRSQAPLEEEASGALVLDQTRPGFLPPLNVSPRPPVPELTVINTVSGMVSYGQTHLAPPGSAFPKGPKETNLMRRRPYEQITV